The DNA window ATTCGCGCACCGATTTTGGCCGCCTGCGCGAACGCTGTTTCGAGCTGATCTGTCACGGCATCGCCGCCGAGGGCCGCGAACCGTCAGCGATCGATCTGCCGGCCGAAGAGGCCGATGGCCCGGATGGGCCGGAACGCGGCCTCAGCGATTTTCTGGGCGCGGCCACGCGGCTGATCAACGAGCGCGGCTATCGCGGCGCCTCGGTGGAGCGTATCGCGTCGCAACTCAACGTGACCAAGGGCAGCTTCTACCATCATCTCGAGGCGAAGGACGACCTTGTGATGAAATGCTTCGCGGCAAGTTACGATCGCGTCTCGGCCACCCAGCGTCTGGCACTGGGTGAAGATGGCAGCTTTCTGGACCGGATCGCCGCCAGCGTGGAAACGCTGGTGCATTCGCAGTTCGACGGCAACCGGCCGCTCCTGCGCACCACCGCCATGGGCGTGCTGCCGCCGCGCATGCAGCAATTGGTGCTGGAACGCTCCGACTGGATGGCGCGGCGCTTTGCGGGGATGATGATCGACGGCATCGCCGAAGGATCGGTCCGCGCGGTCGATCCGCTGGTGGCGAGCCAGCTGGTCATGGTAATGCTGAACGCGGCCTGGGACCTTAAGAACTGGGCCGGCAGGCGGGATATGGAGCTGGCGACCCGGCTCTATGCCCGGCCGCTGCTCCACGGTTTCTTTCAGCCGCCCGCCACGGCCTAAGCTGCGCGGCGCGGCTCGTTCACACGAAGCCAGAAGGCCAGAAGCGCGGCAACCAGAAAGCCGGCCGTGACACCAAGCAACGCCACATAACCGAACAGATGCACGACCGCTCCGGCCAATAATGGCCCGGCGGTGGCGATGAAGCCCTCCACGGTGGTCGAAAGCGCCAGGCGCATCGGCATATTCTCCCGGTCGCCCAGTTCCAGCACCATCGTCTGCGCGCTCATCATATAGCCCGAATTGGCAGCGCCCAGCCCGACGAAGGAAAGAACCACAAGGGAATCGGTCTGCGCAACGACCAGGAGTAGGATGGAGCCGATCCAGGCGACGATCGTCAGGAGGAAGGTCAATCGGTATCCGAACC is part of the Novosphingopyxis iocasae genome and encodes:
- a CDS encoding TetR/AcrR family transcriptional regulator translates to MNAESKAENGNDMEERTDRFEAKRERIISAAAELINERGVKGMTFVDVGRMVDLNTTSIAYYFKRKEKLAEAVFHRTLSRIEREVDEAGAEATPEARVHRYLEFTFDRIAAQRQGSHPPEAALSDIRAMPDETRERLLGEFVGMFRKARRFFGTSEDPVGHADLTARAHIFLEFTYWLPVMLSDYSRTDFGRLRERCFELICHGIAAEGREPSAIDLPAEEADGPDGPERGLSDFLGAATRLINERGYRGASVERIASQLNVTKGSFYHHLEAKDDLVMKCFAASYDRVSATQRLALGEDGSFLDRIAASVETLVHSQFDGNRPLLRTTAMGVLPPRMQQLVLERSDWMARRFAGMMIDGIAEGSVRAVDPLVASQLVMVMLNAAWDLKNWAGRRDMELATRLYARPLLHGFFQPPATA